aaggtCTCCTtaaaaaaatcgatcagacagctgcagttgattcagaacgctgctgctcgagtcctcactaagaccaagaaagtggatcacatcactccagttcACAGATCTTTACACCGGCTTCCTGTCTGTCGAAAAAATGAttactgttggtttataaagcactgagtGGTTCAGGGCCAATTTCTGACTTTCTGCTACGTTATGAagcatccagacctctcaggtcgtctgggacacgtctgctttctgtccccagagtcaaaaataaacatgaagaagcagcgctcagtttttatgctccacatatctggaacaaactcccagaaaactgcaggtctgctgcaactctcagtaaatcaaggctgaagacttttctgtactttgctgctgcctttttctAAATCAGATTTGAGGCtttgattaatatcttacactgctgttttatctgtcttattctattttaacttattttttatttccaatttaacactttttaattgtatttaaatgtctttttatattgtcttgtgttgcttttacattctgtctagatgccttttattttttccatagAGCACTTTGAATTTCCTTTACCTTCATCTACAGACTTCTGCTATGTGTTCATTTCCTTACATGGTTATTTGGGTACCTGTATCAGTGTAGTGGGACTGGGCATGGCACCCTGCATGGACATCACTCCGAATAAGGGGTCTGGAGCTCCTTCTGCCTCTTCCAGGAGACACAGAGCATCCGGGAAGAGCAGAGCTTGTCTGAGAGACAACAAGCAACAAGTAGCAGGTGTTACTTTCTGTTTGGAAATGCAGGCAAACGTGAATGAGGAACACCTGGACTCACCTGCTGTGATCATCTATATCAATTTTCTGGGAGGTCCTCTGTTTCAACAGCTGGCCAATAATGGACTGAAGTTCCTCTGGAAGGACACAAAAGGTCGACCCCCCTCTGATGTTAGATAACACAGAGGAATAGCGCACCTGTCTCAGcaagtctctctctcctctgaccTGTTCATGATTTCTTACCCAGGAGAATAGCACACTGTCGGTGGTACACAACAATGACGCCATACTGGAGCTGGGAGGAGAGGTAGAGGGAGAAGCGAGGTCGCGGGAGACCAGGCGCAGGCGGCGGGACCTGCTCCAGCACGTAgttcatgatgtcatcactgTACGggcatttgttttatattaatatggACTGCTCCCAGTTCAGCCAGTTATAAagtaaatatgtgaaaatgacttaaataacTCCTCACCAGGTGCTTTTAACGTTGACTTTGAGGAAATCCCGGCGAGGAACTCTGATGCCTTTTGTAGCAACCAGCCTGAAACGGTTAAAAACACaatcttgtttggtgttttttattCGTCaggataaaaacagaaagagaaagggggGATTAAATAAACTACAGTCTCTCAGACTAAACTGGCAATTATAACTGTTTGCTAATTACTGTTTATTGTAAGTTATGGTGGCTTGTAACTCGCTGTTTTACAACTGGAGACAATAAGCTTTCTAACTGAGCAAAgattcaacagaaaaataaaccacatggatgtaaaaatgctctcataataatgcaacattttttgtttatgttttgtttacgAACAGGCCATTTGAGGTCTTGTAATTCTGGTTATGACCCTTCAATGATTGACAATTGAAAACAGTCACAGTAATCTTACAGTCTGTTGGTATATTTCATTACTCATACAGGCTTCCAAACGGGTTGCACACAGTCTTGAAAATGTTATTAACAAGCACTGAAGCACACTTTTTGACTTTTATCACTGTGTTCACACTGTTCAACACTGATACATTCGCTAATGTTGGATCTGTGCTCTCTCTAAAAAGCTGTTTCATGATTCTGATCTCTAATAATCTACTAGTTTATTCTTCACATtatagtaacttttcatcatttgTGCTTTAAATAACTACACTGACTAAAAAGAgccaaatatagaaaaacatatcttttgAAACATTGCTTTGATAAACTTACTTGGTGAAAGTTTAACTCATCTCTTGACTCTAATCCGTCCTTCAATGAGCAATTTGATGAAAGCGAGTTTGCAAACAAaagtacacatatacagtatataacggTACAACCCTgtgcaatatcactaaaatgttaaatgattcaaaattgtATCATCTTACAATAACTGTAGTATTTTTAGGGCGAAGTGTAGGatatttgatcttatttgtaattaaaagCAAACAGGTTAGATAGACTTAACTGAAAAAAAGGCCTCAAAGTACAAAATCAATgtaacaaaaatgattaaacttGTGACTTCCAATTAAGACGAATTGCCTgaataaagttataaaaaaaaacctgtgaaCACCACAACTTTCTCAGTTTTGACCTGGGTTGTGTCTAATGCTACATGGCTCCACATGTTGAGGAATTGAAtgaacaagtaaaaaaaacagattttgagACTGCATGAAGATGGAGAAGGTACAAGACCATCAGTCGGCTACtgaacagaagccaaaacacagttgCAGCAGTGGTTAGGAGATACAGAGACTGGTATCATCGCTGCCTAGCAGGTTCAACTCTGCCATCAAAAATAAAGACGacacacaaaatactaaaaagTAATGAAGGGTGTGCTGACTTTTGTTGCTTTCCGTTCTTAAATATGGATCTTTCACTATAGTTAAATTAGTCAaacttgtttttcaaatgaattgGTTTCAGTCTTCTTGGCTATTGtctaaaaacaaagaaattataTTAATGGACAGGATTTGTAATTACctaacattttagtgatattgacCAGAGGTGTATTCAAttctgttttatactgtacaattAATTTACACATATAAAGATAagctaaaaatacaaatgagcCGATCTGTCACTGGCCAACAATGTCCAAAACCACAAAGGCACATATAACTGCTTCTATCAGTCCATTCACAAGTTTAAACATTGATCAAAGAAACACATCAAGTCAAGTGTCTTCACTTTAATGTCACATGTGCTCCAAGGCTTATGtgcctttttttgtcttcacGTAACCTTTGACCTTGACCTCATCTTCAAAGCTGTTGTCTTTTGTCAGCAGCACTTCAAACACTCAGACTTGATGTTTTGGTTACTGTTTACATTAACAGATGTGTGTGAACTTTCCCACTGATCCACCTGTTCTCTGTGCACCAAAATGGCGGAGAACCTGAGTTTAATCTGCAGAAAACATTCAATATATTAAAGAtttacaaaggaaaaaaaatgtgtgtcgGTTATACAAGCTGAACATCTTTTTCCAAAAGGAACAAAATCTCTAAAATATACACTGCACCTTACAACCCCACCGGATATTAAGTTGTTTAACGGCTTTATTTAATACCAGGGATAATTACAGGGCATGAAATTGAACTGTTTACTGAACCTGAATGTATATTTAAGGGTTGTGTGCACACAAAGAGATGATTTAGGTGTTAATATGAATTTTAATGTCTGTATAGTTTTCCAAAAAAGTGAAGTTTCTTGGAGGAAGTCTCAAAAAAGCCCGAATAGCACAGTTTTCACGAATTCATCATTTTCACGGTCCCAGTGGCGAATTAAAACTCTTAATTAACCTACAAAATGGTCACTGTAGAGTCGCTTCACTGTGATAAGTCGAAGTAAAATAGAGAAAGATTTATAACTCACCAGATTGTAGAAAAACATCCCGTGTGACGCTTCAACACTGCGGTGTAAATCAGTAAATCAGTAGAAACGCGACAGTTTCTGTTTCAGTGTGATGGAGGCTGACATGAAGTCTGAGCCGCTTTGATGGTTGTGATATTTATGTTTCAGCTGGACAATGATTGGTCAATCCcatttaacaaatgaaaatttaattCTCCCGTTAGCTCCATGCAAGAAACCTAGAAGCTAGAAatcaatttaaataatttaatttttgcatCTGCTGACCAATTAGAGCTCGAGATAATAATATCGAAGTAATTTTCAAGCTATAAATCACTTCGGAGACAAATGAGAGCTTTAAACAGCGACGGCATGTCACATAAAACATCTGGATTAGGataatctaaatctaaatggTGACACTGGTGACATTCAACAGGAAATATCCTGTCAGTACGTTGGTGAAAATTGTTCATACattaataatgtatttgtgagtgtgtatatttTCCATACACGGTTGTTATTTTAGTCTTTTCcataaaaattaaactttttcacCTTGAAGTTGTaccatatttgtatttttttaaggcCTACAGTATGTTGTTATACAAAAGAGAAGATACTGGAGCTATGGttcattaaagaaaatgaattttttTATTCAGATGTAAAGAAACACATGgataaaatgagacaaatcaGGAAACACATTCATATAAAATAACGGCAACAAAATAGCTGTAACAAAATTCACTgatcaacttaaaaaaaacaacaacataaacacaaaattacagtgttgaagggttttttttttgtttttgttttttttaaaggtgcagtgtgcagaatttagtggcatctaatggAACGGACTTTTCAGAAATATGCAATATAATATtcttatgttttaattagtgtataatcacctgaaaataagaattgctgtgtttttgttacctcagaatgagccctttatatctacatagggagcagatccccttccacggaggccgccatgttgcaccgccatgtttctgtttctattacagtagcccagaatggacaaaccaaacactggctctagagagggcctttcacatttttcacgagttttgcagccactgtaggttctcctacacgcttggaaggggagagtGAGGGGacgggtattcagttggttgcaaacGACAACCTCACTGCCAGacgccactaaatcctacacactacACCTTTAAGTTTCCTATAGATTAAGTAGACGGAGTGAAGTCCAACAGATCACAGCAGTCTTCCTCTGCACTCAGTGGATccacagcagcagagcagcactTTGCCCTCCACACTGCCCACCTCGTAGTTGTAGTCCCAGGTGAGCTCTGTGCCGGCCCGGATCCGCCTGTACAAGGACACAAGCAGGCAGGTCAGAGCAGGATAAGACTTTAAcactacatacatacaaataacAAGATAGTGTGCATTAATTAGTGcattaatgtttttcttcttctgtttatcAAATTATTTGGTTTTGTGAATCAGCAAATGGCTCTTTGTCTGAGGACATTTCTACTGATGGAGactgtttatattgtttatattctgAAACAGTAGATAAAACACCGaatgtataaaacccactagAGAGCATAAAGATGACACAGGACTGCCCCCTAtggctgtgttcagacagacaacagctctgtgtgaaaaaacaCCTCGACcatgttcattttaaagagGCCGCTGCTTTGACGTATAAAAGGTTGCAAATACAGGAGGCGACGGCCAAAAATACACAGTCCTGCAAAAAGTTTAACTCGGCTCAAGGCTTGCTCAGTGCTGAAGAGTCAAATACATAAAGAAAAGCCcctgcacactgtcctgcttactgctggaatatttattagttCACAACATTTCAGTCTGTTCAATTTTCATCAGGTGTGACAGACAGAATAGACAGGACAGTGTGTGGGAgtttctcattgttttcaaattGCACTTTCCTCTGATGCACCTGACGCATATTCAGTTGTTCAGAGATTTGCCAATCAAATACACAATATCAAACACTACTGGTAGCGTCAGTGCCCTAATTCAACTATTCACCTGGCTATCACTGAAACAATTGATAAACAGTTAcagtgataactttccagagttcaGAGTTGTAAATCCTCCTCCCATAGCATTATAAATCTATGTGTAGTGTTTTGGCATCTAATAAGCCTTCAAACTCACGGATCTGTTACTGACTCACATCTCATTGTCTCTCTCTTGAATAAACACCAAAGGAGCCTCTTGCCTTTTGTAAAATTTTTGGTCTGAACACCCACTAAAGCCTGAAATCTTTCTTCTTGTGGCTCCTGAggttgacaaaaacattacagctTCTGTGATTCATTGCAAACTCACTTGCTGGCAAAGAATGCCACCCAGGGGAACCGCAAGTCATGTGTGTCCACAAACACGTTCTGGACGAAAAGGTTAGGACTACAGCTGTGCTGTAAtaaagagaggagacagagatgacattgtaagaaaaaaatacacaggaagGGAATTTAAGTGactttaaagctttttttttttaataacagacTTACATTAAGGTAACGCCCAAGGTTGCCTTCCAACTTGGCATCAATAATGTAGCAGGACTCCTCGCCATCAAAGAACTGACGGGTGTTTTTGGGAGCGTTGTCTCCACCTGCTCCGGTCTGTCCCTGCTGCCCTGATTTTCCTCCCTGACCCCCCTGCCCTCCCCCGCCTCCAGGCTGACCTGTTTTTACCATCATGCCATGACTGTTCTTCAGAGCAATGCCGCGTGTGGATTTCACTGCTACCTGCTTTTTAGTCACACCTGAGCCGGAGCGAGCAAGAAAGACAGgaatgaaaagtgaaaacagtTAAAAGCATGTGGTCATGAAGTATGTTCACatttctccctccttcccttctcCTCTTACCCTGGGggactttctctttctctttgttgtcTTCAGATCCGGAGCTGATGGTCTGAACATCGTCACTGTCAGAGAGCGTCATCACATCCTGCTTCTTCCCCGTCGTCTCTGACTTCACATGActacaagaaacaaaacaaaattattaaaatcatcAACAGCAGGTATTAGGATTGATCACTGAGTTTGCTAATTATTGTTAAATCCACAAAATGAGCAATTCCAACACACCTCTTGCTGTCTCCAGATTCCTGTGATGGAAAGCAGAAAAGGAAGCTGATGAGCATGTTGATTTTAAATCTTtctaaaaatgatttatttattatactatcattttaaaaaatatttgtgaaaCCCTGTGATATATCccttacatttaaaacacagagcTCGCTCTTATGAAACATTATTCTTGCTTCTAGCTTTACTCACCTTCTTCAGTCCCTGGCTGGTGAGCCATGAGGCCACTTTGCTCTTCCCCGTCTCCTCTGGCATGGACGGTGGCTTTTCATCATCAGTTCCTCTGGCCGACGCACTCAATCCATCTTTACTATCTTGACTCCCTGGGGCAGGAAGTAGAGAAGTgtgtgaaaagacaaaaaattatCTTCCAAACTGACCTCTGGACACCGAAAATGAATATTGAGAAAACACTGTCACTGTTTTAAAGGCAGTCAATGGCGAACAGCTTAAACATTTCTACATAATAGGGCAGGTGTGTCTGAGAAAGATAAAGTGCAATGTCAAGGTATGCCCTTCAGCTCTAAAATGTAACCTAAAAGACACAAAGTTGGACACTCTGGCATTCATACTCACATTCACAAGTGGCTTTTATTCAGCATTGATGGATCACAAATACTGGTATTAATCACTAACTAACACACATCTAACACTACGACTACAACTAAGTCATATGTGGATACTATAAATCTTTCCTGCTCTTTGAGTAGGTCATAACTCCATAGTGTAATACTACTTACTACTTTACTATAGTTGTTTCTGTCCACTCTGTACATactattttctttcttccttttttccctgTTTAAGGGTTTCTTTTGGGAGTTTTCCCTTATCTGAACTGGGAGTCTAAAAGTAGAGGGTGTCAAAATCTGCACAGATTGTAAATCCCTTTTTGGCAAATTTGAGATTTtaggctatataaataaaattgacttgactataGATCCTCCTTCTAAActcctttaaataaaaacagtgaacaCTGACTGTCTCTTCCTATCAATAAAAGGCATCAAGTGCTTGTTAGACAGTTTTATAGCTGCTACCCCATGAAAATATAGGTGGCTGCCTCTAAACTTTGTGAAACTGTCAATCTGACAGTCACATCCACTTcatgcagtgattggccagATGTGTGAAGGTAAGAAAGTCAGAGGAGTCTGATCTTCTCTCTCAAGCCCTCGctcttttttcaatttttaccCAACTATTTGTCACTTGTGTCCAAAAAAGTTCAACACTGTGAATTCCTTCCAGGAGATACTGTGTGAAAATGCGCACTGTTATCCCCATATTTAAACTATTATCACATCTCTATGACAGCAGGCTTTTCACCCCGCCTTCGAGTTTGGCCGTTCAGATAATATTGCTTTCTGACGTGATCACGTTATTAAGAACTAGTCCGTTTTGAGCAGACCCCCAGTCATTATTGCTCCTAAAGATGCCACCAGCTTACCTTCCTTGTTGCCTTTAACCTGACCACGTGTGGTGTAACTCCTCCACACTGAGCTGGAGCTGTAATAGTTATCCTTCACAAACGTGTCGTCTGAACTGTCACTTTCATCTTCACTCTTAGAGTCTTTGTCGTCATCGTCATTGCTGTCCCCTGATGAGCTTGGGCTTTGAGctgtgaaaggaaaaaaaaaacaaaaaaaacggtGAACCATCATATAGAGAATGAGCAGGAATAATGTCAGCTAGGATAAAGGCAACAAACACTGCTGCAAATCTAACCAGGACTATTAAGGACTGCTTTAATCTCTCACCACTGGACTTGGACTCACCCTTCTTGGGTGGTCGGCCCACAGGGTTAGATGATACTAAGGCGGAAGGTTGGATTTTTATCCTGGTCATGTCCACACCACTCCCCTCGCTGTCCGAACAGTGAGCCTCGCTCTCATAACCCTCCTTGAAGTTCTCCACACTCTCTATATGGTCCAGGTTGGCAAAATATTCATCGCCCATCTCTAGGCCTTCTTTGTCAGCAAAGTCGTCTGTCAAGATTTTACCTGGTTAAGTgggaggaaaacaggaaaaggaaCTAGTTAGCTTGCAATCAAGTCACCTGCAGTAGCAACGTAATGTATAAACTGATAAAGATGTCTAAATGTGTGCCTGATTTCATCACCCATGCACTTGTAAAACCATGAAAACCCCTTCCTCACCAGCGTAGATGCATACAAAAGAGCCCTTGGCCACGTCATCTAGGCAGCGGATGCCCCAGCCTTTGTTCTGGGTCTTGAAGAGCTGGAGACGCACCTGCAGGCCGTGCTGCACCAGCTTATTGGTGCACATTTGAGAACATTTGCAGCGCTTATTACATTCGTAGATCCTGAAtgagagtgggagagagggcagagagaaggagagataaCGGCCTCTGAGACAAGACAGTCAAATTAGCTGTTTTATTCAACAGTAATTATCTTCTTATGAGGTTATGAGGGGTGACAGCGAGTTAGTTTTTCTGTAGAGTACACCACAAGTGGGAAGTGTTTTGGTGTGggatgtgtgtacatatgtctGACCCTGTGGGCAGGCACTCCTCTAATCGTTTGTGTAAATATCCTGCGTTTGGGTTGATCTGTGCCCCCGGTGTACAACCCGTCGCCTGAAGGGTCAGCTGGTGGCAAGAGCATTTGGACCTGTAATTAAGACACAAAGAGGTTAAAGCACAAAGACTTACTTCagaatattaacaataatatgaaaaaaaaatgattttactaACTTGTCTCGGCAGCCGTCAGTGCACTCACACCCAACCAGGAAGTCTGGACTGGTGTTGATGAATACTCCGTCCTCAGGAATACGCTCTTTACCTTTAAGAGCAGAGAGTAAAACCTATCAGTTTCTCTGCAATCACTTACTGGAATGACTTTTGAAAGTAGGAAGGTGCAGCTAAAGGCAGGTCATCGTTCTTTATAGCTtcatattattactttttttacacagaaacacCTGCAGGTGAAGTGGGAAGCTGAAGGCTCGTAAAACTCAAAAGCAAGATAAACAAATAACACTAATTATAAAACCAATTAAACAGGGATTGAGGAACAATTAGGAAGTCAAATTGGAACAAATGGATAcagctttttttcctcattcacGCTCTTCAATAATCAACATTGTAACTGGGAGGTAACTGGGTTCACTATAAGCATATACTTCATGTATTTATCTACTCACTAGAGAACAGATTAATGTCGGCATCAAACTACACAATATCAGTCCGATGATGGCCTGACCTGTTAGACATGGGGCACTGGGAATGTAAACAGTGTAAGACAATGACATAGCATCTAGAAAACCTCATTATGTatcaataaaaagacaaatgtgtcTACTTTTTTGCCTTCTCTCGCCTAGTTTGACAACTTCTGACATTTTCTGGGGCATGGACCATTCTTCCATACACGACTATTAACATGGCAAAAAGAAGAGTGACAATCTcaaaaagcagaaatatcaCGGAGATTGATCATGGCATACGCCTAAATGGATCTCTTCTTTATTATCATCTTAATGTTATCCTTACTGTAGGCTACTTTAGGAGGCGGGGTGGAATCAATTTCATTGACGCAGGAAAGTGGGATGTCCTCCTTTCCTCGAGTGATGTCTGGAATATAATAGAAGGGCCTCTGTGGCTGGAAGGGCCGGTCCACAAGCACGTAGGGGTCTAGACAGAACATTTCTAAGAATATAAAGTCACAGCGTGTCTGGAAGAGGTAGTGCTGGATCTCTGACATGTTACGCAGGCAAAGCCCGCAAGGAGCCTTGTAGATCACATGGAAGGTCATCTGAGGGGCGAAAAGACAAGTGCAGAGATGttatgagaaaatgaaataaaagcaagAAATCTATCTATTTTATGGTTAGGGAGAAACAAAATGATTTCTCTCCTCCCCCTATTGTTCACCTTGCGGTTGACTTTGCGTCGTCCCGTCATGCGTCTAAAATCGTACAGTAAAGGTGTGAGGAGGGGGTTCTTTCCTCGGTGCATGTCTGATTTTGCTGGTCGGACACGATTCAGACAAGCAGGTTGACACGTGTGTGCCAGGTAAAAGATGCGGTCTGTCGGGGCACGGTATGAGGGCTGATGTGGGATGGTGGCCATAGCGTGGGCCACAGGAGGAGGCGGGGTAGGAGCCAGAGAGGGCAACTGTCTCTGAAACGGCTGTGTGAAAGTGACGGTAGCACTATTTGGGGTATTTAAAATTCTTGCACTGTggattgataaaaaaaagaaaaagagaaaaaagagagagaaaagttaCAATTTCCTTCTTTCTAATGTGATTGTGCTCTGTGTTATCTTGTGTCCAAACGTGCTGTCCAAATAACAACTTATTAGGTCAAACAGTGAGGCAGACTCACCCAGGCAGGTTGCTGGGACTGGAGGAAAGAGACTGCATGACTTTGGAGGCATGAGTGCCTCCCACTCCAGGGACAAATGGAGAAGTACTCTTCTTTGCCATCTGATGTTTATTGCTTAAAGACcacaaggagagaaaaggaCATTCAGTCAACATCATAAGTCTCAAAAACTGGTTAAATCTGCAAGATTTAATGAAGTTAAACCTCAGTAAATCTGATTATCTAATTTCTTTCAACATcgtaataaacaaataaatatagaaACTAGAGTTGGGCGATGTCTACTGCCATATTGGCATATGATGATGATAAGATCCTGATCTTACCTTGGTTGATTTTGTGCTTGACATTGTAATATCAGAAAAATTAAATTCTTCCTCAGCTTCAGCTGAATACACCTTTAAGCAAGATGCCTTTAGTTGGATCAGCTAGATGTTGAGTAAGGATCACTCACTCGATACGTGGAGGCTGTGGAGGCTGCAGAGTTTGAGAAGGTTGCAGAGTTTGTGGCGACTGTGTAGTTTGTGGAGGCCGTGCAGGCTGAGCGGTTTGTTGGAGCTGTGGAGGCTGTGGCGGCTGTTGAGGTTGTGGTGTCTGTATAGGCTGGCCGGATGGGGtctgctgtgatgtgacagGAGAGGCTCCAACATGTCCATCACTGGTGTACTGAACTACTGGGCCTTTACTCCTCAGTGCACCTGGAGATTGGAATTGAGAAATTAAATTAgtgaatttttaaattaatgcaGTGACAGTCTAACAGTGACATGGTGAAAACAGtactgtgtgtacatatatgttACCCATGTTAGGCCGTGTCCTCTGCTGGCCAGCGAGCTTCTTCTCCTGGGTGTTGGCGGTGGTCATCTTCAGGTTGAACATTGGCTCCAACCTGGTGGAGCCTCTATAGATCCACTCACTCCTCTTATCATCCTGATCAACACCAAACACAACAAGGAAGTTACTCTCTGTCATCTGCTGTTCAAGTCAACAACTattcataacttttttttttgactaaatTAATGTGGATGCTTTTAACAGAGCTGTCAAACCAGATGAACgtgaatattttttaatctcaatTCTGATGCAGACGTACCAAAAAGAGGATCTTGACCAAGCTGCTGTCCACTTCCTCCACTTTGCTCTTCCACCAGGTTCCCTCCCACTCTGTTTTGATGATCTGGCCGAGTTTTAGGAGCACCATAGGTCTGCTAGGATAGGCAGTGATGTACTCCTCGATGAAGTCTCGACATGACGCATCCTCTATGTCCTCCCAAGTATGCTTTACTGTGAAAACAAGAATAATCTCACTCTTATTGATCAGTGAAATGAATCAGCTCTTTTTCTAATCTAAGATTAATATAGGAAGCATTTAAACAAGTAATTCTACAACTGGATTATCAGTAGAATTTACTGGATCTTACAGATTacaagagaggaggggaagacAAAAATGGGCTCTTACGTGGTCGACATACAGGGTAGAGCTCAGGTAGTGTCACATATGAGGCATAGCCATCATCGAAGAAGATCAgaaacctgacacacacacaaggaggaCATTAACCAAGGAACAGCAGGAGTCAGCATATCCCCACCTttagttttattactttttgtcCTCCCACCTCATTCGGTTCTTGTTGTTGGGCATCTCTGCTACTATTCCAGCATAGAGCCACACCAGGTTACCATCCTTGTACTTGGCGACTACACGGGCCCCGACATAAAGACTCTCCAGGGTGGGGTTATAGTCGAAAGCCACGTGATTTCCAGAGAGCAGACTTTTGCCTTTATCAAACTTTACTTTATACTTGTAGATACCGTTTCCTGAATATGGGCAGAGGATGTGCAGTATTAAcgacagagcagagcaggaagcataaaataaatatgaggCTACAGGAAACATAAAACCTTGAATGTTTAACATCACTTTAAAAGAAGTAAATGTTGTGGTAACACACCGACAGGATTAATGGCAACGAGGGTGCCTCTGTGCCAGATTTTGGTACGTTTCTTTCCCAGAATGCTCATCCCGACTCTGAGCTCATCCTCTTTCATTTTCGGGTTCGGCTGGGTCATCGACTGAGATGGAACCTGGGATACAAACACTGCTGGTACTGAAGCGTGAACACCTAGAGGAAAGATGGGCAACACATGCACTTTTAGTATTAAATTTACCATATTTTC
This sequence is a window from Thunnus thynnus chromosome 10, fThuThy2.1, whole genome shotgun sequence. Protein-coding genes within it:
- the setdb1b gene encoding histone-lysine N-methyltransferase SETDB1-B isoform X2 encodes the protein MESSEGMEVEGWDSSLEEELGISLDELKKWIEEAVEKSEIVQRKKAQLTQLKEWVEQKEEEEAMTETLLTDANQSILECEKLVKATYHRNGLVYRESSSEDEGGVGGVLSSEVIEIDDDDDDDVIAVGCLVPPKKTVTPVKDPALKETSTALQKTSQQVQKLVQMVSKTSPGAPLLRSPAQPPAQSGVHASVPAVFVSQVPSQSMTQPNPKMKEDELRVGMSILGKKRTKIWHRGTLVAINPVGNGIYKYKVKFDKGKSLLSGNHVAFDYNPTLESLYVGARVVAKYKDGNLVWLYAGIVAEMPNNKNRMRFLIFFDDGYASYVTLPELYPVCRPLKHTWEDIEDASCRDFIEEYITAYPSRPMVLLKLGQIIKTEWEGTWWKSKVEEVDSSLVKILFLDDKRSEWIYRGSTRLEPMFNLKMTTANTQEKKLAGQQRTRPNMGALRSKGPVVQYTSDGHVGASPVTSQQTPSGQPIQTPQPQQPPQPPQLQQTAQPARPPQTTQSPQTLQPSQTLQPPQPPRIDNKHQMAKKSTSPFVPGVGGTHASKVMQSLSSSPSNLPGARILNTPNSATVTFTQPFQRQLPSLAPTPPPPVAHAMATIPHQPSYRAPTDRIFYLAHTCQPACLNRVRPAKSDMHRGKNPLLTPLLYDFRRMTGRRKVNRKMTFHVIYKAPCGLCLRNMSEIQHYLFQTRCDFIFLEMFCLDPYVLVDRPFQPQRPFYYIPDITRGKEDIPLSCVNEIDSTPPPKVAYSKERIPEDGVFINTSPDFLVGCECTDGCRDKSKCSCHQLTLQATGCTPGAQINPNAGYLHKRLEECLPTGIYECNKRCKCSQMCTNKLVQHGLQVRLQLFKTQNKGWGIRCLDDVAKGSFVCIYAGKILTDDFADKEGLEMGDEYFANLDHIESVENFKEGYESEAHCSDSEGSGVDMTRIKIQPSALVSSNPVGRPPKKAQSPSSSGDSNDDDDKDSKSEDESDSSDDTFVKDNYYSSSSVWRSYTTRGQVKGNKEGSQDSKDGLSASARGTDDEKPPSMPEETGKSKVASWLTSQGLKKESGDSKSHVKSETTGKKQDVMTLSDSDDVQTISSGSEDNKEKEKVPQGVTKKQVAVKSTRGIALKNSHGMMVKTGQPGGGGGQGGQGGKSGQQGQTGAGGDNAPKNTRQFFDGEESCYIIDAKLEGNLGRYLNHSCSPNLFVQNVFVDTHDLRFPWVAFFASKRIRAGTELTWDYNYEVGSVEGKVLLCCCGSTECRGRLL